The following are from one region of the Nostoc cf. commune SO-36 genome:
- a CDS encoding nSTAND1 domain-containing NTPase, with the protein MAPDFNSWASPPIQFTISADDMVNSLRQKAEQAFTGDADFSLDGYDLKAVQQDLASDQQESDPELQASLAFMLGLLDYRNNRLDLAIAHYQQSLTFWQQNNNLHRQGILLLNIALAYYSKAEQKRTENQIYWEETRNYLQQSLEVFEQAQHRELVAKHINQLGEVLRRLKAWEELHQLAHKALKLHQNYDLPNQVAQDYGFLAEVALEQSRWNDAHELAQKALETLETVPNFLPQEKGLYHFLLAKSLRNLSQVNEAVNILETARNETQPQYNPLLYIQILEELHSLYFEQKQYEGAFQLKQKQREIESQYGFRAFIGAGRLQPRRQVINSENSPNLPSKHIVEEVVAAFGRQQDIQSLLHRIGRTDYKLTVIYGQSGVGKSSIVQAGLLPVLQLTSFDGLETLPILVQVYTAWESECGKRLTEKLEEVRSIRLSEPIETSAAIIEQLQQNENRNLLTVLIFDQFEEFFFTYKDQASRRPFYDFLRDCLNISYVKVILSLRQDYLHYLLEWSRTTKLPIIDDDILHKNILYYLGNFTPAVAKSVIQSFTENSQFYLAPDLIDALVEDLASELREVRPMSCR; encoded by the coding sequence TTGGCACCAGATTTCAATAGCTGGGCTAGTCCACCGATTCAATTTACGATTTCAGCCGATGATATGGTGAATTCCTTGCGCCAAAAGGCAGAGCAAGCTTTTACTGGTGATGCTGACTTTAGTTTAGATGGTTATGACCTCAAAGCTGTGCAGCAGGATTTAGCGAGTGATCAACAAGAATCAGATCCAGAACTCCAGGCTAGTTTGGCATTTATGTTGGGCTTGCTGGACTATAGAAATAATCGGCTAGATTTGGCGATCGCACATTATCAGCAAAGCTTGACTTTTTGGCAGCAAAATAACAATTTACATCGGCAAGGAATATTACTGCTTAATATCGCCTTAGCATATTACAGCAAAGCCGAACAGAAGCGCACAGAAAATCAAATTTATTGGGAAGAAACGAGAAATTACCTCCAGCAAAGCCTAGAGGTTTTTGAACAGGCTCAACATCGAGAGTTAGTTGCTAAACATATTAATCAACTGGGCGAAGTTTTGCGCCGTTTAAAAGCTTGGGAAGAACTACATCAACTAGCTCACAAAGCACTAAAACTGCATCAAAACTATGACCTTCCCAACCAAGTCGCTCAAGATTATGGCTTTTTAGCAGAAGTTGCCCTAGAACAGTCACGCTGGAATGATGCTCATGAATTGGCTCAAAAAGCTCTAGAAACATTAGAGACAGTTCCTAACTTTCTACCGCAAGAAAAAGGACTATATCACTTTCTTTTAGCAAAAAGCTTGCGAAACTTGAGTCAAGTTAATGAAGCTGTCAACATCTTAGAAACAGCCAGAAATGAAACTCAGCCTCAATATAATCCGCTGCTTTATATTCAGATATTGGAAGAATTGCATAGCCTTTACTTTGAGCAAAAACAATACGAAGGAGCATTTCAGCTTAAGCAGAAACAGCGCGAAATAGAGAGCCAATATGGGTTTAGAGCTTTTATCGGGGCAGGACGTTTACAGCCACGACGACAAGTAATTAACTCAGAAAACTCACCCAATCTACCATCAAAACACATCGTTGAGGAAGTTGTAGCCGCTTTTGGACGACAGCAGGATATTCAAAGTCTCCTCCATCGCATTGGTAGAACAGATTATAAACTAACTGTAATTTACGGACAATCGGGAGTGGGTAAAAGTTCGATTGTGCAGGCTGGGTTATTGCCAGTACTACAACTTACTTCATTTGATGGGTTAGAAACTCTACCGATTTTAGTACAAGTTTATACTGCTTGGGAAAGTGAATGTGGCAAGCGTTTAACAGAAAAACTGGAGGAAGTGAGAAGCATCCGGTTATCTGAACCAATTGAAACATCAGCAGCAATTATTGAACAGTTACAGCAAAATGAAAATCGTAATCTGTTAACAGTGCTAATTTTTGACCAGTTTGAAGAGTTTTTCTTCACTTACAAAGACCAAGCCAGCAGAAGACCTTTTTATGACTTTTTGCGCGATTGTCTAAATATTTCTTATGTAAAAGTTATCTTGTCACTCAGACAGGATTATCTACATTACTTATTAGAGTGGAGTCGCACTACAAAGTTGCCAATTATCGACGACGACATTCTGCATAAGAATATTTTGTACTACTTGGGAAATTTTACCCCAGCAGTTGCCAAATCTGTCATTCAAAGCTTTACAGAAAACTCTCAGTTTTACCTAGCGCCTGATTTGATAGATGCACTAGTAGAAGATTTAGCAAGTGAGTTGCGAGAGGTGCGTCCTATGAGTTGCAGGTGA